One Balnearium lithotrophicum genomic region harbors:
- a CDS encoding DcaP family trimeric outer membrane transporter: MRRALTTAFIVSAISVSPSFAQDEVEALKSQIQKLQEQMAKLQERLQELESQKGVGAKSVTGLKSSIKIYGKIKMDAIYDTHNMGTDAFITYLKKGSGYRQDRTTFNMKDTRIGFIINGGNINGWDLTGRVEGDFYGLGGSGNDNGGFRIRLSYINLNNGQGTNIRIGQDYIPIASQMASTLDFLSMGGSGNLWDRVPQVTVTQTFENGFGILGTAWKSSATTDKVGMRMPWVGAKVFYRGDIFGTGKPLYLALGGAYRHGSDEIGKDTNNDGKTDVWYKDNVDDYLIAAEWNIPFNLFFPMGIKGEAYVGQGLTKRDFLVFTKPHYLDGTDVEELETKGGFVQLSLKPFEKVSFNVGTGMDDPDDSDAKKAGSYEKNWRAFGNVLYKFAPNVTFGLEWDHQETLYEGNVEHGERLMASAIYLW; encoded by the coding sequence ATGAGAAGAGCACTTACCACAGCTTTCATTGTATCGGCCATTTCTGTATCTCCTTCCTTTGCCCAGGATGAGGTGGAAGCTCTCAAGTCTCAAATCCAAAAACTCCAGGAACAGATGGCAAAGCTCCAGGAGAGACTTCAAGAGCTCGAATCTCAAAAGGGGGTAGGGGCAAAGTCTGTGACAGGTTTAAAGAGTAGTATCAAAATCTACGGAAAAATAAAAATGGATGCCATCTACGACACCCACAACATGGGGACGGATGCCTTTATAACCTACCTCAAAAAAGGAAGTGGATACAGACAGGACAGAACAACGTTTAACATGAAGGACACGAGAATCGGATTTATCATCAACGGTGGAAACATCAACGGTTGGGATTTAACCGGAAGGGTTGAAGGAGACTTCTACGGACTCGGCGGAAGTGGAAATGACAACGGAGGATTCAGAATAAGGCTTTCCTACATTAACCTGAACAACGGTCAAGGAACAAACATCAGGATTGGTCAGGATTACATCCCTATAGCATCTCAAATGGCCTCAACCCTTGACTTTTTGAGCATGGGCGGTTCAGGTAACCTATGGGATAGAGTTCCTCAGGTTACAGTAACCCAGACGTTTGAAAACGGATTCGGTATTTTGGGAACGGCCTGGAAGAGCTCTGCAACAACGGACAAAGTTGGAATGAGAATGCCTTGGGTAGGAGCTAAAGTCTTCTACAGGGGAGACATTTTTGGAACAGGAAAACCTCTCTACTTAGCATTGGGAGGTGCTTACAGACACGGAAGTGATGAAATAGGAAAAGATACTAACAACGACGGCAAAACTGATGTTTGGTACAAGGATAACGTAGATGATTACTTAATAGCTGCCGAGTGGAACATTCCATTTAACCTCTTCTTCCCGATGGGAATAAAAGGAGAAGCATACGTAGGACAGGGATTAACAAAGAGGGACTTTTTAGTCTTTACCAAACCACACTACCTTGATGGGACGGACGTTGAGGAGTTAGAGACGAAGGGAGGATTTGTTCAGTTAAGCCTCAAACCCTTTGAAAAAGTATCCTTTAACGTTGGAACGGGTATGGACGACCCTGATGATAGCGATGCCAAGAAGGCAGGAAGTTACGAGAAGAACTGGAGGGCTTTTGGAAACGTTCTATACAAGTTTGCTCCTAATGTAACCTTTGGTCTTG
- a CDS encoding response regulator transcription factor, with protein sequence MRVLLVEDDRSLAEEVKRVFEDYGIDVTLGTSRDDIFGKNGYSFLIFDLALLGTKGLEICRQIKEEKGIPIIVLSSMCDVNTKVKWFETGADDFVVKPFSTRELFARTLAIYRRYKDKLKNSLEFEGIVLKLKEGKIIVDGKSAPLTKIELEILRLLMKYPEEVLTKEFLLEKVWGRKKWNPRSLDVYIYRLRKKLGEKGKHIKTLTNVGYILTRNV encoded by the coding sequence ATGAGGGTACTTCTTGTAGAGGACGATAGGAGCTTAGCTGAAGAGGTAAAAAGGGTTTTTGAGGATTATGGAATAGATGTAACTTTAGGAACGAGCAGGGACGATATATTCGGTAAAAATGGCTACTCGTTTTTGATATTTGACCTTGCCCTATTAGGAACAAAAGGACTTGAAATCTGCCGTCAAATAAAGGAGGAAAAGGGAATTCCTATTATTGTTTTAAGCTCCATGTGTGATGTAAATACAAAGGTAAAGTGGTTTGAGACGGGAGCAGACGATTTTGTTGTCAAGCCCTTCAGTACGAGGGAGCTCTTTGCCAGAACTCTTGCCATTTATAGAAGGTACAAGGACAAACTAAAAAACAGTTTGGAATTTGAGGGAATTGTCCTAAAACTCAAGGAGGGGAAAATAATTGTAGATGGAAAGAGTGCTCCGCTGACAAAGATAGAACTTGAAATTCTTCGACTTTTAATGAAATATCCCGAGGAGGTTTTAACCAAGGAATTCCTCCTTGAAAAGGTCTGGGGAAGGAAGAAGTGGAACCCGAGAAGTCTCGATGTTTACATATACAGACTAAGAAAGAAGTTGGGAGAGAAAGGAAAACACATAAAAACCCTTACAAACGTCGGTTACATACTAACAAGAAACGTTTAA